The Halorussus caseinilyticus genome contains a region encoding:
- a CDS encoding restriction endonuclease — protein MTGIVILPAGRDDAFEDYRQFIRNGHPIDDIEYYLDEDDLELFRTTSDDDLVHVWGTSVDGTWQNVERNDIALVYHDGGFVARGQVLQLRHDPDLAEYLWKESVDHGRWDDQSPWEYMTFLTDIEEVDVDIEEFNELVDYDETYRPQGFTRVADKRLDQLSGEESVETAIANLTDAGERVHSVDDEDNEPTPDLADQLRTASTDGDAHEEFEKLVAKAFSRLGCSADWIEGGGDTDVEINSPEHIVVEVKARSNGRVNSLEVTNVDKHRRQRGADHAIVVAPGFAPKVIDNAETTDLTTIAVDDLVKLLDRRDQYAVPPEEILALLTRTGAFQDDRLDILDESIQDRIAAGETLLSIIRALERADGSVETAEDVRWIVVGMEDSNDIPTTEEIRSALQLLAHPSVGVVKQDQEGYRVTTDYENGVQLVRSLGKVVQPSKK, from the coding sequence ATGACTGGAATCGTGATCCTCCCTGCTGGTCGTGATGACGCGTTTGAGGACTACAGACAATTCATCCGAAACGGACACCCGATTGATGACATCGAGTACTACCTCGATGAAGACGACCTCGAACTGTTTCGGACGACATCAGACGACGATCTCGTTCACGTCTGGGGAACCTCAGTAGACGGGACGTGGCAAAACGTCGAGCGCAACGATATCGCGCTCGTCTACCACGATGGCGGGTTTGTCGCCAGGGGACAAGTCCTCCAACTGCGACATGACCCCGACCTCGCTGAGTACCTCTGGAAGGAGAGCGTCGACCACGGACGGTGGGATGACCAGAGCCCTTGGGAATACATGACCTTCCTCACCGATATTGAGGAGGTCGACGTCGACATCGAGGAGTTCAACGAGCTCGTCGACTACGACGAGACCTACCGTCCCCAGGGATTTACTCGGGTCGCCGACAAGCGACTCGACCAACTCTCCGGAGAAGAGTCAGTTGAGACCGCCATCGCCAATCTAACTGATGCTGGCGAGCGTGTCCACTCTGTTGACGATGAAGACAACGAACCAACCCCCGACCTCGCCGACCAACTCCGGACGGCCAGCACAGATGGTGATGCACATGAGGAGTTCGAGAAGCTTGTCGCGAAAGCTTTCTCCCGGCTAGGGTGTAGCGCCGATTGGATTGAGGGCGGTGGTGACACCGACGTGGAGATCAACTCTCCGGAACATATCGTCGTTGAAGTGAAGGCCCGGAGCAACGGGCGAGTCAACTCCCTCGAAGTCACCAATGTAGACAAGCACCGACGCCAGCGTGGTGCTGACCACGCCATTGTGGTCGCACCGGGATTCGCCCCGAAGGTCATCGACAATGCCGAGACGACTGATCTAACTACCATCGCGGTTGATGACCTCGTCAAACTCCTCGACCGTCGCGACCAATATGCCGTTCCACCCGAGGAGATCTTAGCACTCCTGACACGCACCGGAGCCTTCCAAGACGATAGACTTGATATTCTCGACGAGTCCATCCAGGACCGAATCGCTGCCGGAGAGACTCTCCTCTCAATCATCCGAGCGCTTGAACGCGCCGACGGCTCCGTGGAAACGGCCGAGGATGTCCGGTGGATCGTCGTGGGAATGGAGGACTCGAACGACATCCCGACCACGGAGGAAATTCGGTCCGCCCTCCAACTTCTTGCTCACCCCAGCGTGGGGGTGGTCAAACAGGACCAGGAGGGGTACCGGGTCACCACCGACTACGAGAACGGAGTACAGTTGGTCCGCTCACTCGGCAAGGTCGTACAACCATCAAAAAAATAG
- a CDS encoding Eco57I restriction-modification methylase domain-containing protein gives MDIQQITAADVAGWTSLEDISTSLQKRGLVPREDLGEDDELVMELDDDQFVSIIEAGPTQDAKSFTNRMTYRRHTNLVSTNEFEEFTFISRRRSFGEAGRISYQQFSFDRSAFEDGGSRFSVLDKLNEIEYGDGQSVQALYDTREVVKEFYTKFESLRTDLVTEVARIPDDRGDAKQRYVQVLMDRLIFLYFIQKKNLLDFNTDYLLEKHSEYVDEGEDVYEEFFDPLFFEVLAENKKAEGFGTVPYLNGGLFSTTPVEEEFPEVKLGETTEETNELFGEILEFLDGWNWHVDERLDIVEPKNISPEILGHIFEQTVNQKEMGAYYTPAEITDYMARETIHPYLLDQLNEDVGTSYESIDELFGLASETDGAADVALADGGAVAQIGAVDSIQREHVETLYFEHLQEGRVIDPAVGSGAFLLAAQDVLLDVYLSCLEYFEALPAFERTPAIEEALEEVEHSGSKTLYAKREIILNNLYGVDIDDGAVEICKLRLWLSMVADIENDPDEVEPLPNIDFNIRQGNSLIGYIDKLPSASDGATTFGDFSVQKKFQQVIEAVHKHRAATTSSDAANWRRIAEERMSKYRTDLDEDLAQRLRDAGMEEMDAETLQEFDSFHWIVEFAEVMDDGGFDVVIGNPPWEVLSPNRSDFFSKYDERFRTYNADRKDEVEEELLADESIKSGWEEYQRGMEQRAEYFNTAPDYSLQSPSVNGRHVASENDLSALFLERTFGLVSASGWTSLILPGFVFTGAIAKDLRQHLLDETTLQTTIGFENKGIFGQIDDRYRFGILTFKNSGETEGVNGVFAQTSTDILQTIEEDAAYIPRRVLESYSPNAVIFPSVTSQEQVDTLDSILQHPPLGNVDGQPWWAEILTKELHEPTDKGRLVESEEDGDYPVYDGANIYQFTYDTSLAVNIDGPRYWSRDSSDPSDSARARVRQKAANRGRLKRAIYDAFDGEETSKSQKSFVNGLLQEHRGSDLSTDDILPDWTEFRLSFRDVARATDERTMIATVLPKGIPCLHTLQTLRPFSVEVTPNTDLSQSLHNCYNRIFSDEELFAAVALLNSIPFDFLMRTKIDTHIVKYKLEESQVPRLTDGDEWFEFIWTRAARLNCYGDAFEEMRERLGGVDPVTDEDERRQLRAEIDAAAFHAYGLGPEEMQFVLDDFHLVDNPRLMDREYLEMVSEQYHELA, from the coding sequence ATGGATATCCAGCAGATTACCGCGGCCGACGTCGCGGGCTGGACCTCGCTCGAGGATATCTCTACGTCTCTCCAGAAGCGGGGTCTCGTCCCCCGTGAGGATCTCGGCGAGGACGACGAGTTAGTGATGGAACTAGACGACGATCAGTTCGTCTCCATCATCGAAGCCGGACCGACGCAGGACGCGAAGTCGTTCACGAACCGAATGACCTACCGCCGGCACACGAACCTCGTCTCGACCAACGAGTTCGAGGAGTTCACCTTCATTTCGCGGCGGCGTTCATTCGGGGAAGCTGGCCGGATCTCCTATCAGCAGTTCTCATTCGATCGGAGTGCCTTTGAAGATGGTGGGAGTCGCTTCTCGGTGCTCGACAAACTCAACGAGATCGAGTACGGCGACGGGCAGTCAGTCCAAGCGCTATACGACACCCGAGAAGTCGTCAAGGAATTTTACACCAAGTTCGAGTCGCTGCGGACGGACCTGGTGACGGAAGTTGCGAGGATCCCTGACGACCGCGGTGACGCGAAACAGCGCTACGTGCAAGTACTGATGGACCGTCTCATCTTCTTGTATTTCATCCAGAAAAAGAACCTCCTCGACTTCAACACGGACTACCTCCTCGAGAAGCACTCGGAGTACGTCGACGAGGGGGAGGACGTGTACGAAGAGTTTTTCGACCCGCTTTTCTTCGAGGTGTTGGCGGAGAACAAGAAGGCCGAAGGATTCGGCACGGTGCCGTACCTCAACGGTGGGTTGTTCTCAACGACGCCTGTCGAGGAAGAGTTCCCGGAGGTGAAACTCGGCGAGACTACAGAAGAGACAAACGAACTATTCGGTGAGATTCTAGAGTTCCTCGACGGCTGGAACTGGCACGTCGACGAACGGCTCGACATTGTCGAACCGAAGAACATCTCGCCAGAGATCCTCGGCCACATCTTTGAGCAGACTGTCAACCAAAAGGAGATGGGGGCGTACTACACGCCTGCAGAGATCACCGACTACATGGCTCGGGAGACGATTCATCCGTATCTCCTTGACCAATTGAACGAGGACGTTGGGACGTCCTACGAGTCTATTGACGAGCTGTTCGGACTGGCCAGCGAAACTGATGGTGCAGCAGATGTGGCGCTCGCTGATGGTGGCGCCGTCGCACAAATCGGGGCAGTGGATTCGATCCAGCGAGAGCACGTCGAGACGCTGTATTTCGAGCATCTCCAGGAAGGGCGTGTCATCGACCCCGCGGTCGGGAGTGGGGCGTTCCTTCTTGCGGCCCAGGACGTGCTCTTAGACGTCTATCTGAGCTGTTTGGAGTACTTCGAAGCGCTGCCGGCGTTCGAGCGCACGCCTGCCATCGAAGAGGCGCTAGAGGAGGTGGAACACTCTGGGAGCAAGACGCTGTACGCCAAGCGGGAGATCATCCTCAACAACCTGTACGGGGTGGATATCGATGACGGGGCCGTTGAGATCTGCAAGCTCCGGTTGTGGTTGTCGATGGTCGCCGACATTGAAAACGATCCCGATGAAGTCGAGCCACTGCCAAACATCGACTTCAACATCCGCCAAGGGAACTCGCTGATCGGGTATATCGATAAGCTTCCGTCGGCCTCAGATGGGGCGACCACCTTCGGCGACTTCTCCGTCCAGAAGAAGTTCCAGCAGGTGATCGAGGCGGTTCACAAGCATCGGGCGGCGACGACGAGTTCCGACGCGGCGAACTGGCGACGGATCGCTGAAGAGCGAATGAGTAAGTATCGAACGGATCTCGACGAGGACCTCGCGCAGCGGTTGCGGGACGCTGGGATGGAAGAAATGGACGCCGAGACGCTACAGGAATTCGACTCCTTCCACTGGATCGTCGAGTTCGCCGAAGTAATGGACGACGGTGGATTCGACGTGGTGATTGGGAATCCGCCGTGGGAGGTTCTGAGTCCGAATCGCAGTGACTTCTTTTCGAAGTACGACGAGCGCTTCCGAACGTACAACGCCGACCGAAAAGACGAGGTGGAGGAAGAGCTGCTCGCCGACGAGTCGATCAAATCCGGGTGGGAAGAGTACCAGCGCGGGATGGAACAGCGAGCAGAGTACTTTAACACCGCACCGGACTACAGTCTGCAGTCCCCATCAGTCAACGGGCGGCACGTAGCCAGTGAGAATGACCTCTCGGCGTTGTTCTTAGAGCGGACGTTCGGGTTGGTATCGGCGTCCGGGTGGACGAGCCTAATCCTACCCGGCTTCGTGTTTACAGGTGCTATTGCAAAGGATTTGCGTCAGCATCTGCTTGATGAGACGACGCTCCAGACGACCATCGGGTTCGAGAACAAGGGCATATTCGGTCAAATTGATGACCGGTACCGCTTTGGGATCCTCACCTTCAAGAACAGCGGTGAGACTGAGGGGGTAAACGGCGTTTTCGCACAAACCTCAACCGATATCCTCCAGACAATAGAGGAGGATGCAGCCTATATCCCGCGACGTGTCCTCGAATCCTACTCGCCGAACGCGGTGATCTTCCCGTCGGTGACGTCGCAAGAACAGGTAGATACGCTGGATTCGATTCTGCAACATCCACCCTTAGGCAACGTCGACGGACAACCGTGGTGGGCTGAGATTCTCACCAAGGAACTACACGAACCAACCGATAAGGGCCGGTTGGTTGAGTCAGAAGAAGACGGCGACTATCCGGTCTACGATGGGGCGAACATCTACCAGTTCACCTACGATACATCGTTAGCCGTCAATATCGACGGTCCCCGCTACTGGAGTCGCGATTCATCAGATCCTTCCGATAGTGCCCGGGCACGCGTTCGTCAGAAAGCTGCTAACCGAGGGAGGCTCAAGCGTGCCATCTACGACGCATTCGATGGAGAGGAGACAAGTAAATCTCAGAAGTCGTTCGTCAACGGTTTGCTACAGGAGCATCGAGGCAGCGACCTCAGTACCGACGATATTCTGCCGGACTGGACAGAGTTCAGATTGAGTTTCCGTGACGTTGCCCGGGCGACTGACGAGCGCACAATGATCGCCACCGTGCTTCCGAAAGGCATTCCCTGTCTACATACGCTCCAGACGTTGCGCCCGTTCAGTGTCGAGGTGACGCCCAATACAGACCTCTCTCAATCGCTCCACAACTGTTACAACCGTATCTTCTCCGACGAGGAGCTCTTCGCGGCTGTAGCACTCCTCAACAGTATTCCGTTCGACTTCCTCATGCGCACGAAGATCGACACACACATTGTTAAATACAAACTTGAAGAGTCACAAGTACCGCGTCTCACAGACGGGGACGAATGGTTCGAGTTCATCTGGACACGCGCTGCACGGCTCAACTGCTACGGCGACGCCTTCGAGGAGATGCGCGAGCGACTGGGCGGTGTCGACCCGGTGACCGACGAGGACGAGCGCCGGCAGCTCCGTGCCGAGATCGACGCCGCCGCGTTCCACGCCTATGGACTGGGCCCCGAGGAGATGCAGTTCGTCCTCGACGACTTCCACCTCGTCGACAACCCACGGCTGATGGACCGCGAGTATCTCGAGATGGTCAGCGAGCAGTATCACGAACTCGCGTAA
- a CDS encoding helicase-related protein, with translation MPGDLERLIDNRGQTLADTFDSLVPESQEIRIATGYFYLSGFDLVDESLNHLHGTNEDEQAPLRILMGNETDQRTADEIDEGMTLRETFRKRFDEDLSELNSAQLEQVDQLREYIEQGVVDVRVRLTDDGYFHAKGASFHTAAQTEDGYPASDDPAAVVGSSNFTRSGHTRNIELNLTTEESDDVAAFDEWYDSQWANSEDFSLDIIDVIQQNDNYQDWKGSNGGESEMFGTEIEPFELYKLVAYDALGGNIDERLDSPLYHFQAVGYESAREKLGNYNGCIVSDSVGLGKSFIGGELLRDYRLNNKRCLLIVPANLTDQWTDLLQDATDEDGNPFFNLDVDGTHLDIMSISKFQNLTYETLQEFKQQWDVVLIDEAHRFRNHGKWAPNPDDEDDYKGTRRHANIRELRGKTMIMLTATPINNSARDLQNLISLFTDENELRNKANLDFNAFDEYVQQSEDRKEIISGTQEASDERLAKINDQLQDRSEEISKILNEIMVLRSRKHVKDSIIESDDIDMSFKPPKVTREEYQLPGAYRPVYDNLPEVIDALHLPHITVRNPQSGGTLKALFKLNLLKRLESSTYAFVQSIKTLYDSETALLRALEELPSDKHIDRLRALQAGLDSDEEAPVTLAEFVGSEREANQIEETLEEFGFDTGAIRSDGSSDELEDATIGDVVRYIREDLTLLAYFLAIFISQISEEPGRLSDLSVGVNQWLGQNNLTGIPDVPEDEINPRIYPGRDPEGVIEETKEFYEEVFRLQRFRDPKIDELCEVIEEHDKKILIFTQYRATADYVYESLRRKSDRVTDANSAVVKGGDDNKQEVIKRFAPEASGYQRTLAESGESELQYVVATDTLSEGVNLQDVQVVVNYDLPWNPMRIVQRVGRIDRIGNTDDKFVHNFFPDGDIEAAIKLLERLQAKISDIALIVGKENNILDPNENAALEKAGIETEKTIGEIEVEEIGESLERTRSVEDYNELDDVSTNPLLRNTGSDERAALERLELRRQLVETYDLDTEDFDFAADYFETPPGERDSLYTVYRNSPETVDPGVFGLAHLWFDDGSSPPLGRTRRALYHARSQGDVEEVTKVRQLGIAPQTKSMGVDLGSGDIQSLKEQIDDELEDRLEEIQAGQVGGAFKQGDKISVEQEKLLQYLELRLMNNTKLVEGPDEEMIEVAEWAEQLHERLNGVLLANTDEDYELRQRFRIDGKALTDWETEAFLAELQDFLDKYIEENPDFQSTLAGANAATANIFCWGIVTTR, from the coding sequence ATGCCCGGTGACCTTGAGCGCCTGATCGATAATCGCGGCCAGACGCTGGCGGACACGTTCGACTCGCTCGTCCCTGAAAGTCAGGAGATTCGCATCGCCACCGGCTACTTCTATCTCTCTGGGTTCGACCTCGTCGACGAGTCACTCAACCACCTCCACGGAACCAACGAGGACGAACAGGCACCCCTCAGAATCCTCATGGGGAATGAAACGGACCAACGTACCGCCGATGAGATCGATGAGGGGATGACCCTCCGGGAGACGTTCCGCAAGCGCTTCGATGAGGATCTGTCTGAGCTCAACAGCGCGCAACTGGAACAGGTCGATCAACTCCGCGAGTACATTGAACAAGGTGTTGTCGATGTCCGTGTTCGCCTCACCGATGACGGCTACTTCCATGCGAAAGGCGCGAGCTTCCACACCGCCGCTCAGACTGAAGATGGCTACCCTGCGTCCGATGACCCCGCGGCTGTCGTCGGGTCGTCGAACTTCACGCGCTCAGGTCACACCCGCAATATCGAACTGAACCTCACCACCGAAGAGTCAGACGATGTCGCGGCGTTCGACGAGTGGTACGATAGCCAGTGGGCCAACTCAGAGGACTTCAGCCTCGACATCATCGATGTCATCCAACAGAACGACAACTACCAGGACTGGAAGGGATCCAACGGTGGCGAATCGGAGATGTTCGGCACGGAGATCGAGCCGTTCGAACTGTACAAGCTGGTCGCCTACGACGCCCTCGGGGGGAACATCGACGAACGCCTCGACAGCCCCCTATACCACTTCCAAGCAGTAGGCTACGAAAGTGCTCGCGAGAAGCTCGGAAACTACAACGGCTGTATCGTCTCCGACTCAGTTGGGCTGGGGAAGTCGTTCATTGGGGGCGAACTCCTCCGAGATTACCGGTTGAACAACAAGCGGTGTCTGTTGATAGTCCCTGCGAATTTGACCGACCAGTGGACCGACTTGCTGCAGGACGCGACAGACGAGGATGGGAATCCGTTCTTCAATCTCGACGTCGACGGAACCCATCTCGACATCATGAGCATCAGCAAGTTCCAGAACCTCACATACGAGACGCTGCAGGAGTTCAAGCAGCAGTGGGATGTGGTGCTCATCGACGAGGCACACCGCTTCCGAAACCACGGTAAGTGGGCCCCCAATCCCGATGACGAAGACGACTACAAGGGGACGCGACGCCACGCGAACATCCGCGAGCTGCGGGGGAAGACGATGATCATGCTAACGGCAACACCGATCAACAACTCCGCGCGGGACCTCCAAAATCTCATCAGCCTGTTTACCGACGAGAACGAACTCCGGAACAAGGCGAATCTCGATTTCAACGCCTTTGATGAGTACGTCCAGCAGTCCGAGGATCGCAAGGAGATAATCTCCGGAACGCAAGAGGCCTCCGATGAGCGGCTCGCAAAGATCAACGACCAGCTCCAGGATCGTTCCGAGGAGATCTCGAAGATCCTCAACGAGATCATGGTACTGCGGTCGCGCAAGCACGTGAAAGACAGCATCATAGAGAGTGACGACATCGATATGAGCTTCAAACCGCCGAAGGTAACCCGCGAGGAGTACCAACTCCCGGGGGCCTATCGGCCGGTCTACGATAATCTCCCGGAGGTAATCGACGCACTCCACCTCCCCCACATCACTGTGCGTAACCCACAGTCCGGTGGGACGCTGAAAGCGCTGTTCAAGCTAAACCTCCTCAAGCGGCTTGAGTCGTCGACGTACGCGTTCGTCCAGTCGATCAAAACGCTGTACGACAGTGAGACAGCGTTGCTGCGTGCATTGGAGGAGTTGCCGTCGGACAAGCACATCGATCGCTTACGGGCCCTGCAGGCGGGCTTAGATAGCGACGAGGAAGCACCCGTAACGCTAGCCGAGTTCGTCGGGAGTGAACGGGAGGCAAACCAAATCGAAGAGACGCTTGAGGAATTCGGGTTTGACACCGGTGCGATCCGTTCGGATGGATCGAGTGACGAACTCGAGGATGCGACGATCGGTGACGTGGTGCGCTATATCCGCGAAGACCTCACGTTGTTGGCATATTTTCTCGCAATCTTCATCAGCCAAATCAGCGAGGAACCCGGCCGGTTGAGCGACCTCTCCGTGGGAGTCAACCAGTGGCTCGGGCAAAACAACTTGACGGGAATCCCCGATGTGCCTGAAGACGAGATCAACCCGCGTATCTACCCCGGCCGTGATCCGGAGGGTGTCATTGAGGAGACGAAAGAGTTCTACGAAGAGGTGTTCCGCCTCCAGCGCTTCCGTGACCCGAAAATCGACGAACTGTGCGAGGTCATTGAGGAGCATGATAAGAAGATCCTCATCTTCACGCAATACAGGGCGACCGCGGACTACGTGTACGAGTCGTTGCGGCGCAAAAGCGACCGAGTCACCGATGCCAACAGCGCTGTGGTGAAAGGCGGGGACGACAACAAACAGGAGGTCATCAAGCGATTCGCCCCCGAAGCCTCGGGATATCAGCGGACGCTGGCCGAGTCTGGCGAATCCGAGCTCCAGTACGTAGTCGCCACAGACACACTGAGTGAAGGTGTGAATCTCCAGGACGTCCAGGTCGTGGTGAACTACGACCTGCCGTGGAATCCCATGCGCATCGTCCAGCGCGTTGGTCGTATTGACCGCATTGGGAACACCGACGACAAGTTCGTCCACAACTTCTTCCCGGACGGCGATATCGAGGCGGCCATCAAACTGCTGGAACGGCTGCAAGCGAAGATCAGCGACATCGCACTCATCGTCGGGAAAGAGAACAACATCCTCGACCCCAACGAGAACGCTGCCCTAGAGAAGGCCGGGATTGAGACTGAAAAGACGATCGGGGAAATCGAAGTCGAAGAGATCGGCGAATCGCTTGAGCGGACGCGGTCCGTCGAGGACTACAACGAACTCGACGACGTGAGTACGAACCCGCTCCTTCGGAATACCGGTAGTGACGAGCGTGCTGCGTTGGAGCGGTTGGAACTACGCCGACAGCTGGTCGAGACATATGACTTAGACACCGAGGATTTCGATTTCGCCGCAGATTATTTCGAGACCCCGCCGGGGGAGCGCGACTCACTGTACACGGTGTACCGGAACTCACCGGAAACGGTCGACCCGGGTGTGTTCGGGCTAGCACATCTCTGGTTCGATGATGGGAGCTCACCGCCGTTGGGGCGGACGCGACGGGCACTCTATCATGCGCGTAGCCAGGGAGATGTTGAGGAGGTGACGAAGGTCCGGCAATTAGGTATTGCACCGCAAACGAAGTCGATGGGGGTTGACCTTGGTTCGGGAGACATCCAGTCGTTGAAAGAGCAGATCGACGACGAGCTGGAAGACCGATTGGAAGAAATCCAGGCTGGGCAGGTCGGCGGCGCGTTCAAACAGGGTGACAAAATCTCTGTCGAGCAGGAGAAGCTGCTACAGTACCTCGAACTGCGGTTGATGAACAACACCAAATTAGTGGAAGGCCCCGATGAGGAGATGATAGAAGTCGCCGAGTGGGCTGAACAGCTACACGAGCGGCTGAATGGGGTCCTGTTGGCCAATACTGACGAGGATTACGAACTCCGCCAACGCTTCCGAATCGATGGGAAGGCACTAACTGACTGGGAGACTGAGGCGTTCTTAGCTGAATTACAGGACTTCCTTGATAAATACATCGAGGAGAACCCGGACTTTCAGTCGACGCTGGCCGGTGCGAACGCTGCTACGGCGAACATTTTCTGTTGGGGAATCGTGACAACGCGGTGA